gctttctttcctcctctcGGAATCCTTGCTGAGCAAGTTTTACAAACTGCAAGGGTTTTGTCATCTTCTGCCACCGAGAAAAACCACCATGCTGGTGATGACATGTTGTATTAGCTTGGGTCCTGGCAGCGGCGCAGTAAATCACGTAACCAGTGCGCCATGGCCAGTGTTTCGACTACTCGACCTGAATAAAACAGCCGGCATCTGCAAACTTTTATTTATCGGATTATTTTATCTGAAAAATGTTCATATCGGATCGATAAAAATGGCTAATTTCCCCCCAAATCGGCCGATATTTTATCGGCCCGATATATGTCGTTCATCCCTACTTATAACTAGGGCCCGACCGATATGGTTTTTTCAGGGCCGATACCGATAATTATGGAAATGGGAGGCCGATAACCgataaatagaaacattattcacgataaattaaaaatagcacacactgacacaaactttcatatccattaagtctttttaattgtaaaaatgaaaagtgcagggagctgccagcagcatttgtaaaataaagccaaacataACTTGGAATAAAACGGGAAATAAAATAATAgtataaatacataattatcaataaagaaataaatcactccctgctatgagaatacttgaatatatgctatttttatattaagaaGTAATAGAAAATGAACTGACTGAGAACTAAAAATCAAGTGTAGGGAGCTGCTTATAGCATTTTTAAAccgtaaaataaacataaacatccctGTACAACTCGACAATGAACCATCTACATTAGGATGCTTTAATGCCCATTCTCAAGCCTAATATTGCCAATTTAGCAGGATAATGTTGTAGTGGAGGAAGCACAGTTGCTCTGCGTGTTGTCCAGTGAGGCTTTTTCCTCACCTGAGTCGCGTCGCGTACGGCTTCATGAAGTTGTTCACCTAACACCATGGTTGTTAGcgcaagcctgctagctacttggtggtggtgtgacagcctgtctggctacccgtaacaagatgttactccagatgtttgaaacgCAGCGACTGGCCAAAACGTAATTCTATTAAAGTTAATTAAGAGGGACATTGCGACCAATCACCGTTGGTTCTAACGTGCTGGGTGACCAGTCCTTACGGAACGAGTAAGGCTCTCACACCAGCAGGCtaccaagtagctagcaggcttgcaCTAACACATGGTTAGTCTcaggaacaaacacaaagaCGTTTTATTTGGTCTTCATTGACCATGGCTTTCAGTCCACCTTTCGTGTAGAACTACAGACACGTTCACGTGTCCATGTGGGGGTTTAAAAATGACCGTACACTATGCTGAGACTGCTTTATGGACAGCCGTTTCAGTGAGGAGTATTCGCCGTCATTCTGGTTATCCTTACGTGAGCTGAAGGTTTGCGTCGTTACACAGATCAAATGGACCATTTTCACTAGCTGTATACACTAATAAAGACGTTGTGCTGCCGTGCTTTTGCaacgttggtgtgtttgtgacttattgcaggggataaggcttcgtatatatataatattgcTTGGGGTGCCTCATATTCTTCTTACCTTAACCAGATACTCCTAATTCAGAAAAGATTCTTAAGAATGATTTCAAACTCTACAAATCAGGCGCCATCTGCACCTTTATTCAGTAAATTCAGACTCTTGTCAATTTTTTCTATTAATATGCTTCAAAcatctctgtttctgtttaaatTCATTCATTGTAAACAAGACATTCCAGGCACTTTTCATACGTTCTTCTTGTTATCATCAGATATTCACTCGTATTCAGTAAGAGGTCAGAACAACCTTCTTTTACCTCTTTGTAGAACTTCCAGACATAAATGTTTTATCAAATTCCATGGTTCCCAGCTCTGGAAGTCCCTAGACAGAGGTGGCAAGCTTTTATCCTCCTACAAAATGTTTGTCTAGTTTGGTGAGGTATCTTCTGTCCAGGCAAAATTTCAATTGAAATGAAATTGTGATTTTGTTCTCTCTCTGTATTTTTCCTTGTCTCCTcctcttttctgccttttcttttcttttattggttGATATAATTTAGTGTTTTGTATTGGGGGGGGGGTATATAAGCCCTTGGGCTTCCTTTGCTCTCCTGCACGTTCTTTTGGCCTTTGtattaataaatgtattttcttgttttatcattgtgcatatttaaaaaaaataaaaaaataaaatatatatatatatatctccaaACAAACTCCCTTTAAGGGAGtttgttctctctgcttcaGGCAGTACTGCCACCACCGTGGCCCCACTTGCGCCGCGGCCGCCTTGAAACCGTTCGCAGCCTTGCGTGTTGATTGGTTGTACTCCGTGTGCCAAACAAATCAGATGCTGTGACGGGCGGGGCAATGCTCATGAACTCAAAGTGGCGAGAGCAGAAGACGCGTTCAGAACGAAACGGCTGCAAAATTGGTTGTGAAAATGATATAAACTTATCGGTGGAAATTTATGGAAAGTGTGGCCGATGCCGATATCCCCAAAATGCTGAATATTGGTCGGGCCTTACTTATAACTACAGTCTTTGTTATTTAGTGATGGTGTAAATAACCATTTCCTTGTGACCTTTTGTCTTTCCAGAGCTCCCACAGTATTATCTCTGTGAGGAAGAGATTCCTGTTAACCTTGAGAAGGACTCCAGTCTGGACCAGGAGGAACCAGAACCTCCACAGATTAAAGAGGAACAGGTGGAAGTCTGCACCAGTCATGAGGAACAGCAGCTCTTACTGAAGCAGGAGACTGATAACTTTACGGTGACCCTAACTTATGAGGAAAGTGACCGTAGTGAAGCAGAACCAACAAATGTCCAGCTCCAAGATCAGAGCCAAGATCAGGAAGGAAGTGGGCGTGAATCAACTGGAAATGCAGAGCTGAGGCCAAAGAAGAGGCGTCACAGTAACGATGGAGACAACTCTTCCATGTCAGAGAGTCACCGTAACACCGCGAAAGGTAAAGCATCTTTAAAACTTTAATAATGAATCAGCAAGACGTTATTCATCACCACAGGGGGTTTTACATGTTACAGCCGCATCACAGAAAACAGACTCAAAACCAGCACCATGTACAGTAATACTTACACACAGATATAATCTGAAGATGGTGTTACACACACAGTCTGTGGGTGAAAGGAAAATGTGAGGCTGAACAAGCTGGGAATGACATTTATAGACGGAACAATCTGTTGATGACACAACCAGCTTACAGGGAATATATGTTGGAAatacaatagaaaaatactttattcatcccccagtgtgAGAATTCAAATTAGTGAAGTAGCTAAGAAAAAAGGAATTTTTACAACGATtgtatattaaaacaataataatgataaataaatttgagaaaatgtcagcagtcactgttaaaaagccttatggctgttgGGAcgaaggacctcctgaacctctcagacctgcagctgctcctctgtcctgccaggatgctgtgcaGAGGATGTTTCTTATTCTCCagaacagaatctaacttcctcctcatccgctgctccaccacagcactgagagggtccagccttctgcctacaacagaaccagcctttttcaccagtttgtccaggcgcctacagccTTTGTCTgcagtgcaactcccccagcagacaacagcatagaacagtgcactctcagtgacagtgtgataaaacatgcacatcatgtgATGAAGGatggctctggcccctcctgtacactgcttctatgttggcagaccactccagtttattatccagcaactACTGTCTGGAAATGACAAAGGTTGAGCAGACAAACAGGAACGATGGATAACAGTTTTCACATTGTGCTGCTGGTGGAAACTCTTCCTGCTTTGGGGATGATTGGTCTGTGGTGGTGCTCCTTCTCACACTGCGGCTGCATCAGTCTGTGGCTGAAGGAGAAGCTCAGAGCTCCAACAGTGTCGTGTTGGTGGTGAACATGCCGTCCATGACTGATGTTAGGTTGGCTCCCATCCTCTTCTCACGGAGTTCAAAGGAAAGTCCAGGACTGAGCCGGCCTCCTGACCAGCTTGTTCAGTTTTGACCACCTCAGCACACCATATCATGGAAAAGGGCTGATGATATCTGATAATATCACTTTGTCCTTTCTGTGCTTTCAGACCAGAGCAGTTTGTTTATTGTACACCGAGGTACTTGTACTCTTCCACCTCTAAAATATAGAAAAAAGCAGCTTGGTACACAAGAAAAATGTTACTTTATtcttctggatgaatcaaggagttcacagtccctccaaaagttaaaacacacactgagctaACACACTACCTGGGCTGACTAAAAAGAACTTGGGTcatgcagacccctcccacagattaagaGAAAATATTGTCCACTCTTGGCTGAAACTAGTTTCAATGagggctgttatcacacagtgaaattAAACCTGCAGCAAGCCTACTTAGCCTACTCATCAATCACAACACCCTagtttctagctacctttgatgAAGCAAGAGATAgagattcagtttggatgcacaTGCTttggtgtatggttggtttggctgggaagacaagcagttcagttttagagaggttcagttggaggtgatgggctttcatccattttgATATGTCAGAGAAACAGTTTTAGTTTGGTGCTGAGACGGTGTGGTTGTCAGGTGGGAATTATATGATgagctgggtatcatcagcataacattggtatgagaagccatgtgatGGGATCATCTggcccagtgaggtggtgtatagggcaaagagaagaggtccaAGTACTGAGCTTTGGGGGACCCCAGTGGAAAGGTGGTGCGCTGCAAAAGTGTGGCCAAGCCAGGATATTTTGAATGACCGACCAGTGAGGTGtgattcaaaccaggagtgtgctctccctgtgaTGCCCACGCTGGAGAGTATGAACAGAAGGATACAATGGTTGACAGTGTCAAACGCAGCCGACAGATCGAGCAGGATAAGAACTGAAAGAAGATTTAGGAATACACGAAATTtatctgcttttaacccatccaggttggcacctgttgaacacacatgcacacgcacagggtcacacactcatagagagagatgccaacctggagcagtggcaaccaatcacagcgcccggtTTACTGATGTGTTATGGGATAGTTTCCCGTGGGAGTCTTGTCACAGCCCCCTTTGTTTTGCTGGTGTTTATGTGAAGGTGGCTGAGCGTGCAACAGCTGACGGTCAATGTTGAGCCTTCTGAGTTCCAGTTCAGTCCCCACTGATACAAACCCAACAATGAAGCTTTTGGAGGTGACAGATGTGTTTTAAACGAagtttaggcaaggcaaggcaaggcatctttacggtgcgttcacaccagacgcggtgCGAGTGTTGCCGCGGGTGTAAATTGAATGAAtagtaaaaaacgagtgaatagctcaaggggctatccatttcattctctcaccaaccatggctgatataagtaccatcgcgtccttgtacctgctgtggcagtctgagattcgtctgaaacgcacacgccgttgtgtctgggtcagtgacatcatccggaggcgcactcagctcggataatttcatcgccttctccaggagttgcgtctgtatggcggccgcttccagcggtgtttcagGCTccccaggacccagtttgatgacccgctcgggaggatcggtgccgtgatctctcgtcaggacaccaactacaggcgctccgcagctgaaatggagctacggtgccgtgatcacctgaaatcggtgatttaatttttttattttattttgtcagggaccatgtgcaaagtacattaattacaaagtaaagagatgacctgcaccagattgtagcttagaagctaatttccatctgcagtcccatctgcatgtcacaggcacgactccatttcagctgcggagcgcctgtccatctgtctccacgtcactgtcgtccagaatctcaacgctgataggctgtctgacgcgaatatttcgccaaagttggattttttttaactcgCGCGGCGGCATGCGCCTCACCGCGCCCCACCACGCTAAAAAGCAGTTATCAATGAGATCACTGTATCTCTTTTGATGGTTCGAATGATCAATGAGGATGAATCAATGAGTTCAAGGAATAAGTAAAGCTTTCACAAAACCTTTGTGTCTTCTTACtttgatttactttatttattagtTTGTGTGTCATGAGGCTGTCTTGATGCAGTCTGTCACAGTAAGCATGATCTAAACCAGCCTGTGGCTTCTATATAAATGTTACCTGCACAGAACCTGATATCTGAGACTCTGATTGTCAATCAAGCTAAAAGCAGTTATCAATGAGATCACTGTATCTCTTTTGATGGTTCGAATGATCGTCCTTCTGGAGCTGAGGAATGACCCGGCATGCTGTGCTGGCTGCTCATGCACCTTATTCCTGTAACCTGCCACTCAGAGCGCTTCAAAGGACAGGAAGAGCGTACGAGCACGTCTCGTCAGATCTTAGATTCATGTGTCATCGAGTTATTAACCTTTGGTTTTGTCCCTTTTCCCCCAGACATCTCACAACAATATGTCTGTAAAGAGGAGGAGATTCTTACTGACCAGCAGTTCTTTAACCACGAGAGCAACTCCAGTCTGGAccagcaggaaccagaaccgccacagtttaaagaagagctggaggaacgcTGCACCTCTCAAGAGGAAGAGTGGCTTGAACTGAAACAGGAGACTGATATCTTATTGGTGACTCCTACTCATGAGGAAAGTGAACTAACCAGTGAGCAGCTCCTCTCTCAGAACTCCTCTGTAGCTGAGAgacaagaaatggaaaaaaacttgagAGATGAAGAGTCTGAATCAACTCAAAATGCAAAGCTGAAGCCACATAAGAGACGTGGGAGAAACATAAATCACAGTAACGATGTGATCAATGAGAGTCAGTTTAATGCCGACACAGGTGACCAGGGAGTAATATGTGGAGTTTGTGGAAAAGCCTTTATGAGTTACTCTGAGTTGAGGGCACATTATGTAATGCACACAGGTAAGAACCCATATTCTTGTGAAATATGTAAGAAAGCtttcagacaaaaaaatagtTTGTTGGTCCACATGAGGATTCACACAGGTAAGAAACCATATTCTTGTGAAATATGTAAGAAAGCTTTCAGGAATAATAGTATTTTGTTGgtccacatgagaactcacacaggcGAGAAGCCTTACGTTTGTAAAACCTGTGGGAAAAGATTTTCTCAAATGTCAACACTTAAAATCCATATGCGAATCCACACAGGCGAGAAGCCGTTTtcatgttctacatgtggcAAAGTTTTCAGATGCAGCAGTCACTTAAAAGCTCACATAAAatttcacacaggtgagaagtcgTACTCAtgtgaaacatgtgggaaaggcTTCATACAGAGTGGTGATCTGCGGAAGCACATGAAAAgtcacacaggtaaaaagttgCAGTCCTGAAACATCTGTAAAGAAATAATGTGAATGACTTTAATAGATGCAGAGAACAACTATAATTCCAGCtgggacgctgtgtaaaatgtacataaaaacagaatgcaatgatttaagAAGCTCATATTCGAatcttttattcacaatagactgtagcagtgttgtataaagtactgaaatctcacactcaagtaaaagtatagatacccctccaaaatatgactttggtataAGTCCAAGTcattgactgaaatgttacttgagtgaaagtcttaaagtatccgaaacgtcttgtacttaagtatgagaattactgtaaaaatagatgtacttaagtaatgtaatgaaaagtataagtaaaaagtaaacaaggcaaatgcagtttgaattaaattttttatattttggtaaactttgaaggtcaaatacacttaaaatctacacacaaccaagtgcaggcaaaatttagaccaggtttagacagaaaatacaaactttgtgaacctttaagtttttcttcttcaagtaaggtcagtgctgaaaatgaggcgtacattacaccattaagaaaaaaatgaaacaagaggctgctactgttattgccatcattataaacaaaatttaaagaaaaaaataggagaaaactgcagcttatctggcagctgaagaggaagacctttttttgtaaaactaccttaaaacctaaaaaaggggagtttctgtaagagaATTTCCACGTCTTCGGGCAGGCagaacatgcatggggtcaaaacactgttgcgtttttttttctctctctctttttttttttttgtaacaagtaactaaaccgaacaatgaaaatgtatcggagtaaaagtatgcaattaagttcggaaatatagtgaagtaaaagtgaaagttgtcaaaaaaaatttaaactcgaggaaagtacaaagtattccaaaatatacttaagtacagtagtgaagtatttttactttgttactatacaacactggacTGTAGAGAACAGACAAACTGTGtatcacaaaacaaaaataggtCATGTTTTGGGGAATCCTGATCATACAAACTGTGCAAACACTGGGTCAAAGTGCATGATGAACACAGGTTGCCAAACAGTGGGTGCCACCAATGGGCTGGCTTGGATAAACTCTGAAAACCCATTAATCCAAATGACAAAAGATCTCTGCTGTAGAGTTTAGTTGAGTCTGCTCTAAAACCTGGTGGAGTCAGCTCCAAATTCAAATGAGTGTCGGTCTTCTTTTGGTTATTAACTGTCAAATGATGTTGTCTTTATTGTCTGCTGCTGGTTCATCTTCTGCTGTTCAAAGCCGCTCTGCAGTTAAAATTCACATTAAATAGCATTTGTCCCACAGCGACTTGTCTTACGTTTTATGATTACATAGctcaccaatccatccatccatccatccatctaccgcttctccgggggtcagGTCGCGGGGGCATTAGCTTGAGCAGACAAACCCAGCTGTGCAGCCCCTGTTTCATTGTCAGGATTTgatatatgtttttttgttctgttctgaatAAAATGATTTATGATTTGAAACTGATTTTATTTAGATTTCTCAAAGTGCAAACCTGTAACAATTGGTTTGAAATTGTCAATCATTGTAGTTAAGATTAAAGCTGTTCTGTCTTCTCACAATACCATCAGGAAGCAAACCTGTTGCAGTGATGGGATGGCTGGGAATGTTGTTGAGTTCCTTGAAGTTTGGCTTATAGcctctttgtgaaatttctgtaTACTGAATTGCATA
This Odontesthes bonariensis isolate fOdoBon6 chromosome 1, fOdoBon6.hap1, whole genome shotgun sequence DNA region includes the following protein-coding sequences:
- the LOC142382515 gene encoding uncharacterized protein LOC142382515 — encoded protein: MSSVQHLREFISQRLTAAAEEIFSEFEKTIVQYEEEIGRQRRLLDISWKPQINFHRVELPQYYLCEEEIPVNLEKDSSLDQEEPEPPQIKEEQVEVCTSHEEQQLLLKQETDNFTVTLTYEESDRSEAEPTNVQLQDQSQDQEGSGRESTGNAELRPKKRRHSNDGDNSSMSESHRNTAKDISQQYVCKEEEILTDQQFFNHESNSSLDQQEPEPPQFKEELEERCTSQEEEWLELKQETDILLVTPTHEESELTSEQLLSQNSSVAERQEMEKNLRDEESESTQNAKLKPHKRRGRNINHSNDVINESQFNADTGDQGVICGVCGKAFMSYSELRAHYVMHTGKNPYSCEICKKAFRQKNSLLVHMRIHTGKKPYSCEICKKAFRNNSILLVHMRTHTGEKPYVCKTCGKRFSQMSTLKIHMRIHTGEKPFSCSTCGKVFRCSSHLKAHIKFHTGEKSYSCETCGKGFIQSGDLRKHMKSHTGKKLQS